The Desulfovibrio subterraneus genome has a segment encoding these proteins:
- the flgL gene encoding flagellar hook-associated protein FlgL has protein sequence MRIARSMLFDSSVQYMNNSLAEIIRLNEQNSSQKKINRPSDDPGGMSRSLDLKTYLTRLGQYDENMDTALGWLQLADDELNQASDVLTRLQELAEQASTGTLTDNQREMIAKEARELMGQMLAISNTEYAGDSIFAGSMTNTNAYEMGLGATVRDDTLSDASFVSFSGSSDSTIYVEFAESGTVGVDELEYRYTSDGGNTWQTATLAAGATELDFGTAKATMASGSVVTATETAGEGDGTAVWIRPAAYYTGDMEGDETVQHYGSSTVTATADGIFDSSVAIRIASNASLPGPITYSYSLDRGATWVDGNVTSNASFAVPGGFVQLASNGGSAITAGDQFIVEPHSAAINLTIGKSSTVQINSIGADIFGGRVEENGNSSILDTPANLFESIGKFIGFLETNDQKGIAEMIDGLSAAHETLSTAQGAIGGREVRVEFAKEAVSMSKESTNTNISSIEDADVTQLTSDLARAQYIYESVLTTSSKLMKMSLMDYL, from the coding sequence ATGCGTATAGCCAGAAGCATGCTTTTCGATTCATCGGTCCAGTACATGAACAACTCCCTTGCGGAGATCATCCGGCTGAACGAGCAGAACTCCTCGCAGAAGAAAATCAACCGGCCGTCCGACGACCCCGGCGGCATGTCCCGCTCGCTGGACCTGAAAACCTACCTGACGCGCCTCGGCCAGTACGACGAGAACATGGACACCGCGCTCGGCTGGCTGCAGCTTGCCGACGATGAACTGAATCAGGCCAGTGATGTGCTGACCAGGCTGCAGGAACTTGCAGAACAGGCATCCACAGGCACGCTCACCGACAACCAGCGCGAAATGATCGCCAAGGAAGCCCGCGAACTCATGGGGCAGATGCTGGCCATTTCCAACACCGAATATGCGGGCGATTCCATCTTCGCCGGTTCCATGACCAACACAAACGCCTACGAGATGGGCCTTGGCGCAACCGTGCGCGACGATACCCTTTCCGATGCCTCTTTCGTCTCCTTTTCCGGTTCGTCAGATTCCACAATCTATGTGGAATTTGCAGAATCCGGCACCGTGGGAGTGGACGAGCTGGAATACCGCTACACCTCGGACGGCGGCAACACGTGGCAAACAGCCACCCTTGCGGCAGGCGCAACAGAACTGGATTTCGGCACCGCAAAGGCGACCATGGCCTCAGGTTCCGTGGTAACCGCCACGGAAACAGCGGGCGAAGGTGACGGCACTGCCGTATGGATTCGCCCTGCCGCCTACTATACCGGCGATATGGAAGGCGACGAAACCGTGCAGCACTATGGCAGTTCCACGGTTACCGCCACTGCTGACGGAATCTTTGATTCTTCCGTGGCCATACGCATTGCCTCAAACGCCTCCCTGCCCGGCCCCATAACCTATTCCTACAGTCTCGACAGAGGGGCCACATGGGTAGACGGCAACGTCACCTCCAATGCCTCCTTTGCCGTCCCCGGCGGCTTTGTGCAGCTGGCATCCAACGGCGGTTCGGCAATCACGGCGGGCGACCAGTTCATCGTGGAACCGCACTCCGCAGCCATAAACCTGACCATCGGCAAGTCGAGCACCGTGCAGATAAACAGCATAGGCGCAGACATCTTTGGCGGACGGGTGGAAGAAAACGGCAACAGTTCCATTCTGGACACGCCTGCAAATCTCTTCGAGTCCATCGGAAAATTCATAGGTTTTCTGGAAACGAACGATCAGAAGGGTATCGCGGAGATGATCGACGGATTGAGCGCCGCGCACGAAACCCTTTCCACAGCACAGGGCGCCATCGGCGGCCGGGAGGTGCGCGTGGAATTCGCCAAGGAAGCAGTGTCCATGAGCAAGGAATCGACCAATACCAATATCTCGTCCATCGAGGATGCCGACGTGACACAACTCACCTCGGACCTCGCACGGGCCCAGTATATTTACGAGTCCGTTCTGACCACTTCGTCCAAGCTCATGAAAATGAGCCTGATGGACTACCTCTAG
- the flgK gene encoding flagellar hook-associated protein FlgK has product MTLNGIYSLGTKALMNAQVGISVTGENIANADAPGYSRKTVTYATSDSFRFRSLYMGNGADVQEIARHYNYYVEKQYLASNSETSYWGQQASSLSSVEELFNEKKDYGISSALDQFFTSMGALSQDASSDAYRTELTEYATTLSDQLRSLNDSLTAAREAADSELSDQIDTANQLMATLAEYNKSIVGNSTNTDLQDAMDLAVRQLSSLLDVNVIHQENGQYTVLTQSGQTLVDGTHAYKLAFEGPQSSKQLTAGSNYDGQVYFEGTGSNELTIDFVSSGPTDGSAGAATFRVSLDGGKTWLTDENGNELTYTAGDYDNRVSIEGVSVWFGSATDPNAAATNDASVGDEFNVVPKSGLYWYKTTSDKVNISPNANSFASDDGRLGSGSIAGLFQVRDQSITAYKEEMDALAKELIWQVNYQHSQGAGTEHYANVQAGNKVNDASIPLGDTQLTFADRLTAGGISLALYDKTTGDPLGTTAVDFSSIVPPGLSSFDPSQHSLNDVAAAINATFPGQINASVTDGRISLKAADGVQFEFAGDTTGILAATGMNTFFSGNGISDVQVDARVLANTGRINASVVDGTGLVASGDNTNALAMTDLAEKDVTVDSIHSSASQTLSEHLHSLVSKVGTDMDTASRSYTYSSSMAKQLDSMQQEVSGVNLDEEYANLTRYQQSYQAAAQLIQTANEMFDVVLSLKS; this is encoded by the coding sequence GGGCCGACGTGCAGGAGATTGCCCGCCACTACAACTATTATGTGGAAAAGCAGTACCTCGCCTCAAACAGCGAAACCAGCTACTGGGGCCAGCAGGCAAGCTCCCTTTCCAGCGTGGAAGAGCTGTTCAACGAAAAAAAAGACTACGGCATTTCCTCCGCCCTTGATCAGTTCTTCACCAGCATGGGTGCCCTGTCGCAGGACGCCTCAAGCGATGCCTACAGAACCGAACTGACCGAATATGCCACCACGCTTTCCGACCAGTTACGATCGCTGAACGATTCGCTCACCGCCGCACGCGAGGCAGCCGATTCGGAACTCAGCGACCAGATAGATACAGCCAACCAGCTCATGGCCACCCTTGCGGAATACAACAAGAGCATCGTGGGCAACTCTACCAACACGGATCTGCAGGACGCCATGGACCTGGCCGTGCGCCAGCTCTCTTCCCTGCTGGACGTGAATGTCATCCATCAGGAAAACGGCCAGTATACCGTGCTCACCCAATCCGGCCAGACACTGGTAGACGGCACGCACGCATACAAGCTGGCCTTTGAGGGGCCGCAATCTTCCAAGCAGCTCACCGCAGGCTCGAACTATGACGGACAGGTGTATTTTGAAGGTACCGGCTCAAACGAACTGACCATAGACTTTGTCAGCTCCGGCCCCACGGACGGCTCCGCAGGCGCAGCCACGTTCAGGGTATCGCTGGATGGCGGCAAGACATGGCTGACGGATGAAAACGGAAACGAGCTCACCTACACGGCAGGCGATTACGACAACCGCGTCTCCATTGAGGGCGTTTCCGTATGGTTCGGTTCCGCAACCGATCCCAACGCCGCAGCCACTAACGATGCTTCCGTGGGCGACGAATTCAATGTCGTGCCCAAGTCCGGGCTGTACTGGTACAAGACCACCTCGGACAAGGTGAACATCAGCCCCAACGCCAATTCCTTTGCATCAGACGACGGCAGGCTCGGCAGCGGCAGCATTGCAGGGCTGTTTCAGGTGCGCGACCAGTCCATCACCGCATACAAGGAAGAGATGGATGCCTTGGCCAAGGAACTGATCTGGCAGGTCAACTACCAGCACAGTCAGGGCGCAGGCACCGAGCATTATGCCAATGTGCAGGCAGGCAACAAGGTCAACGACGCATCAATCCCCCTCGGGGACACGCAGCTCACCTTTGCGGACAGACTTACCGCAGGTGGCATTTCCCTTGCCCTGTACGACAAGACCACGGGCGATCCGCTCGGCACCACCGCCGTGGATTTCAGCTCCATCGTCCCCCCCGGACTCAGCAGCTTTGATCCTTCCCAGCACTCCCTGAACGATGTGGCCGCCGCCATAAACGCCACCTTCCCCGGGCAGATCAACGCCTCCGTCACGGACGGGCGCATCTCTCTAAAGGCAGCAGACGGCGTGCAGTTCGAGTTTGCGGGTGACACAACAGGCATTCTGGCCGCCACGGGCATGAACACCTTTTTCTCCGGCAACGGCATTTCGGATGTGCAGGTCGATGCGCGTGTTCTGGCCAACACGGGGCGTATCAATGCCAGCGTGGTGGACGGCACGGGCCTTGTCGCATCGGGCGACAACACCAACGCCCTTGCCATGACCGATCTTGCGGAGAAAGACGTCACCGTCGACTCCATTCACTCTTCCGCCTCGCAGACCCTGAGCGAGCATCTGCACTCCCTGGTTTCCAAGGTCGGCACGGACATGGACACAGCCTCGCGCAGTTACACCTACTCAAGCTCAATGGCCAAACAGCTGGACTCCATGCAGCAGGAGGTTTCCGGCGTAAACCTCGACGAAGAATACGCCAACCTCACGCGCTACCAGCAGTCTTATCAGGCAGCGGCCCAGCTCATTCAGACAGCGAACGAGATGTTCGACGTTGTCCTTTCCCTGAAGTCTTAG